The Plasmodium berghei ANKA genome assembly, chromosome: 12 genome contains a region encoding:
- a CDS encoding 60S ribosomal protein L2, putative: MGRVIRGQRKGRGSIFKSHSHHRKGAAKLRHLDFCEKKGYIKGLVKDIIHDPGRGAPLAKILFKKTEKYGKKEELMVAAEGMFTGQYISCGTKAPLSVGNVLPIGKMPEGTLICNLEHMAGNRGTLVKASGCYATVVGQSEDGKKTKIRLPSGAKKTIDSRARAMVGVVGAGGRIDKPILKAGVAHHKYRVKRNCWPKVRGVAMNPVDHPHGGGNHQHIGHPSTVSRSAPAGQKVGLIAARRTGLLRGAKKTKLVGKSEN, from the exons atggGAAGAGTTATAAGAg gaCAAAGAAAAGGAAGAGGCTCGATTTTCAAGTCTCACAGTCACCATAGAAAAGGTGCAGCCAAATTACGTCACTTAGAtttttgtgaaaaaaaaggataTATAAAGGGATTAGTAAAAGATATTATTCATGACCCAGGTAGAGGAGCACCTTTagcaaaaatattatttaaaaaaactgaaaaatatggaaaaaaagaagaattAATGGTAGCTGCTGAGGGAATGTTTACAGGGCAATATATATCATGTGGAACTAAAGCACCTTTATCTGTAGGGAATGTATTGCCTATTGGTAAAATGCCAGAAGGTACTTTAATATGTAATTTAGAACATATGGCAGGAAATAGAGGAACTTTAGTTAAGGCATCTGGATGTTATGCTACTGTAGTAGGACAATCTGAAgatggaaaaaaaacaaaaataagaTTACCATCAGGggcaaaaaaaacaattgaTTCAAGAGCAAGAGCTATGGTTGGTGTTGTTGGTGCTGGAGGTCGTATTGATAAACCAATCTTAAAAGCAGGTGTTGCTCATCATAAATATAGAGTTAAAAGAAATTGCTGGCCTAAAGTTAGAGGTGTTGCTATGAACCCAGTAGACCATCCTCATGGTGGTGGTAACCATCAACATATTGGTCATCCATCAACTGTTTCTAGAAGTGCTCCTGCTGGACAAAAAGTTGGTTTAATAGCTGCTAGAAGAACTGGTTTATTAAGAGGcgcaaaaaaaacaaaattagtTGGTAAATCAGAAAAttag
- a CDS encoding 60S ribosomal protein L12, putative produces MAKRPDPNEIRYVYIRQVGGEVGASSVLSPKLGPLGLSPKKIGDDIAKETQSWKGLKICVKLTIQNRQAKIEVVPTSASMVLKELNEAPRDRKKVKNIKHNGNLKIEQVYSIARAMKEKSRAKEFRGTVKEILGTCNSIGCTVDGKKPTTIQEMIDNGDIDVPDN; encoded by the exons atggCCAAAAGACCAGATCCAAATGAAATAAGATATg tttATATCCGACAAGTCGGAGGAGAAGTTGGAGCTTCATCCGTTTTATCTCCCAAATTAGGTCCATTAGGTTTATCTCCAAAAAAGATTGGTGATGATATAGCTAAAGAAACACAATCGTGGAAAGGATTAAAGATATGTGTTAAATTAACTATTCAAAACAGGCAAGCAAAAATAGAAGTTGTGCCAACATCTGCTTCTATGGttttaaaagaattaaatgaaGCCCCTAGAGATCGAAAAAAagtcaaaaatataaaacacaATGGTAATTTAAAAATCGAACAAGTTTATTCTATTGCAAGGGCTATGAAAGAAAAATCAAGAGCAAAAGAATTTAGAGGAACtgtaaaagaaatattagGTACTTGCAATTCAATAGGATGTACTGTAGATGGAAAAAAACCAACCACCATTCAAGAAATGATAGATAATGGAGATATTGATGTCCCTGACAATTAA
- a CDS encoding serine/arginine-rich splicing factor 1, putative has product MVIRDSVSRIYVGNLPSHVTSRDVENEFRKFGTILKCDVKKTVSGAAFAFIEFEDARDAADAIKEKDGCDFGGNKLRVEVPFNARDNGKYNSRGRGMMGRGSKSRRGRYVVEVSGLPLSGSWQDLKDHLREAGECGHADVFKNGTGEVSFFHKEDMLEAIEKFNGSTFRSHEGEKAKITIRQKKTSWRRDDGYGRYNDRNRSYSSRSYSRSDKRSYSRSRSYSSRSYSRSRSRSRSRSRSRSRSRSRSRTSSSRSRSMDRRRDAYEKKRSYSRSSSYQDRRRNNRSISKSGSRSISRSGSRSASRSSSWSNKRRH; this is encoded by the exons atggtTATACGTGATAGCGTTTCAAGAATATACGTTGGTAATTTACCATCACATGTTACATCTAGAGATGtagaaaatgaatttagaaaatttggtacaatattaaaatgtgatgttaaaaaaacagTATCAGGTGCTGCATTTGCATTTATAGAATTCGAAGATGCACGAGATGCAGCAGATGcaattaaagaaaaagatgGATGTGATTTTGGTGGAAATAAATTACGAGTTGAAGTCCCATTTAATGCTAGAGAcaatggaaaatataactCAAGAGGTAGAGGAATGATGGGAAGAGGCTCAAAATCAAGAAGAGGCCGATATGTTGTGGAg GTTTCTGGATTACCCCTTTCAGGTAGTTGGCAAGATTTAAAAGATCATCTTAGAGAAGCAGGGGAATGTGGCCATGCAgatgtttttaaaaatggtACAGGTGAAGTTTCCTTTTTTCATAAAGAAGATATGCTTGAAGCtattgaaaaatttaaCGGATCAACATTTAGATCACATGAAGGAGAAAAAgcaaaaataacaatacgccaaaaaaaaacatcaTGGCGACGAGATGATGGATATGGTAGATATAATGATAGAAATAGAAGCTATTCAAGCCGAAGTTATTCAAGAAGTGATAAGAGATCCTATTCAAGAAGCAGAAGCTACAGTAGCAGGAGCTATAGTAGAAGCAGAAGTAGAAGTAGAAGCAGAAGCCGAAGCAGAAGTCGTAGCCGAAGTAGAAGCAGAACATCTAGTAGTAGAAGTAGAAGTATGGATAGAAGAAGAGATgcatatgaaaaaaaaagaagctACTCTAGAAGCTCGTCTTATCAAGATAGAAGGAGAAATAATAGATCCATATCAAAATCGGGATCTAGATCTATTTCCAGATCGGGTTCGCGATCTGCTTCAAGATCTTCATCATGGTCTAATAAAAGAAGACATTAG
- a CDS encoding FACT complex subunit SPT16: MSEGLDVDNAKEKINFMFTYWKNINNKDFENSNAFCILSGKSSKDDNATIQEQFQMWLLGYQLTETFFLFCKKNEKLIILTSDKKKKFLQPLLDKMNNITILERNNNDNSENFEKIKNEINMFNDKELLILKDKDSTGSFFEACYDFIKNLNKTEIDVNNNIKSLLNLRSKSDVKLQKSASDIASIIMKNVLITTIENSLDSEEYESHNKIKEKVLKFNENKKCVVKIKDKLKADIDDIDVIYSSVQSGNNFLLNFKNTNDNNYLSQNDGTIVIGIGVKYKELCANINRTLLLNAKEYHKELYNFTFSIQKYIINDCLKYNTSFSDVYKKAMQYIKDNKRNYQTIGNINLENYFIKCLGHVIGFEFMEKEFLITVNNSNATIEKNTSYNISVGFENVQMPDSKNVFSTWISDTVFVNDKDEITILTDAISKEINTISYELEDSGSENEEENSEDNKKKNIKESKNVKREGSDYNESDDDDRNKKSEKVKKEKKKNEDNENKKKIGISASILNNASSVIVSDRLRRRNKNSLAHNNEQEIEELNKRQNELKNKKIEEIKNRFSEGTNEYKDLNKKNIKKLEDIKSYNDADLLPRDLRSNIIHVDNKHESILLPVNGAHIPFHVSTIKNLSSNYEDNNDIFVLRINFQVPGNQGSQKGEFNSFPKLNEKEMYIKELIFKSSDEKHLQILVKQVKELIKQVKQKEVEADVNDSKTSNEKLALNKTGRRIVLRDLMTRPNIFTGRKILGTLELHTNGLRYSANSRGTTEYIDILFDDIKHAFYQPCDGQLIILIHFHLKRYIMVGKKKTLDVQFYCEVGTQIDDLDRAKARNVYDPDEMHDEMKEREQKNKLNLIFKNFVQQMQDISKIEFEIPYPELTFSGVPNKSNVEIFVTANTINHLIEWPPFILSVEDIEIASLERVHHGLRNFDMIFVFKDYTKPVKRIDVIPVEYIDTIKKWLTTIDIVYYEGKNNLQWGNILKTILADIESFVNSKGFDGFLGEDDDEEEQSAEDEDEDDEYEVDESEMSAEEDSEYEDSEEESLATESDGDEEVEEDSDDEGLSWDELEERAKKDDKKRFAYQSDDGDDSEGYNKRKRKKN, encoded by the exons ATGAGTGAAGGATTAGATGTAGATAACGCCAAAGAAAAGATAAACTTCATGTTTACATattggaaaaatattaataataaggATTTTGAAAATAGTAATGCATTCTGTATTTTATCGGGTAAATCTAGCAAAGATGATAATGCAACGATTCAAGAACAATTTCAGATGTGGCTTTTAGGATACCAACTAACAGAaacgttttttttattttgtaaaaaaaatgaaaaactAATAATACTCACaagtgataaaaaaaaaaaatttttacaaCCATTATTagataaaatgaataatataacaattttagaaagaaataataatgataatagtgaaaattttgaaaaaataaaaaatgaaataaatatgtttaatgataaagaactattaattttaaaagataaaGATTCTACTGGAAGTTTTTTTGAAGCATGCTatgattttattaaaaatttgaataaaaCTGAAATagatgtaaataataatataaaaagtttgTTAAATCTTAGATCTAAATCAGATgtaaaattacaaaaatcAGCTAGCGATATAGCTAGcattataatgaaaaatgttTTGATAACTACCATTGAAAATTCATTGGATAGTGAAGAATATGAAAgtcataataaaataaaagaaaaagttttaaaatttaatgaaaataaaaaatgtgttgTTAAGATAAAGGATAAATTAAAAGCAGATATAGATGATATAGatgttatatatagtaGTGTACAAAGTggtaataattttttgttaaatttcaaaaatactaatgataataattatttatcaCAAAATGATGGTACTATAGTTATAGGTATAGGTGtcaaatataaagaattgtgtgcaaatataaatagaaccttattattaaatgcTAAAGAATATCATAAAGAactttataattttacGTTTTCTATacaaaaatacataattaacgattgtttaaaatataatacatcTTTTTCagatgtatataaaaaggcAATGCAATATATTAAAGATAATAAACGAAACTATCAAACAAttggaaatataaatttagaaaattattttataaaatgtttGGGTCATGTTATAGGCTTTGAATTTATGGAAAAGGAATTTTTAATCACAGTAAATAATTCGAATGCTAcgattgaaaaaaatacatcTTATAACATTTCTGTTGGGTTCGAAAATGTGCAGATGCCAGATTCTAAAAATGTTTTCTCAACATGGATCAGTGATACAGTTTTTGTTAATGATAAAGATGAAATAACTATTCTTACAGATGCAATAagtaaagaaataaatactATATCATATGAATTAGAAGATAGTGGAAgtgaaaatgaagaagaaaatagcgaagacaataaaaaaaaaaatataaaagaatcaaaaaatgtaaaaagaGAAGGTAGTGATTATAATGAAAGTGATGATGAtgatagaaataaaaaatccgaaaaagtaaaaaaagaaaaaaagaaaaacgaagataatgaaaataaaaaaaaaattggaatATCTGCAAGTATATTAAACAATGCATCTAGTGTTATAGTATCAGACAGATTAAGACgacgaaataaaaattcattgGCTCATAATAATGAACAAGAAATTgaagaattaaataaaagacaaaatgaattaaaaaataaaaaaatcgaagaaattaaaaacagATTTTCAGAAGGTactaatgaatataaagatctaaataaaaaaaatattaaaaaattagaagATATCAAATCATATAATGATGCAGATTTACTTCCTCGGGATTTAAGATCTAACATAATTCATGTAGACAATAAACATGAATCAATTCTATTACCCGTAAATGGTGCCCATATACCTTTTCATGTATctacaattaaaaatttaagttCGAATTATGaagataataatgatatatttgttttaagAATAAATTTTCAAGTTCCAGGAAATCAGGGATCACAAAAAGGTGAATTTAATTCTTTTccaaaattaaatgaaaaagaaatgtatattaaagaattaatatttaaatcaaGCGATGAGAAACATTTACAGATACTTGTTAAGCAAGTTAAAGAATTAATCAAGCAAGTGAAACAAAAAGAAGTAGAAGCAGATGTAAATGATTCTAAAACttcaaatgaaaaattagcTTTAAATAAAACTGGTAGAAGAATAGTGTTACGAGATTTAATGACACGAcctaatatatttactgGTAGAAAAATTTTAGGAACTTTAGAATTACATACTAACGGTTTAAGATATTCTGCAAATTCAAGAGGAACAACAGAATAtattgatattttatttgatgatATTAAACATGCTTTCTATCAACCATGTGATGGacaattaattatattaattcattttcatttaaaaagatatattatggtaggaaaaaaaaaaacgttAGATGTTCAGTTTTATTGTGAAGTAGGAACACAAATAGATGATCTTGATCGAGCTAAAGCTCGAAATGTATATGACCCTGATGAAATGCATGATGAAATGAAAGAAAGAgagcaaaaaaataaattaaatcttatttttaaaaattttgtacAACAAATGCAAGATATATCAAAAATCGAATTCGAAATACCATATCCAGAATTAACATTTTCAGGTGTTCCAAACAAAAGTAATGTTGAAATATTTGTTACTGCCAATACTATTAATCATTTAATTGAATGGCCAccttttatattatctgTAGAAGATATTGAAATTGCATCTCTAGAAAGAGTACATCATGGTTTAAGAAACTTTGATAtgatttttgtttttaaggATTATACTAAGCCTGTAAAAAGAATTGATGTTATACCTGTCGAATATATAGacacaattaaaaaatggcTAACTACTATTGACATAGTATATTAtgaaggaaaaaataatcttCAATGGGGAAATATACTCAAAACTATTCTTGCAGATATTGAATCTTTTGTTAATTCCAAGGGATTTGATGGATTTTTAGGAGAAGATGATGATGAAGAAGAACAGTCTGCTGAAGATGAAGATGAGGACGACGAATATGAAGTTGATGAATCAGAAATG aGTGCAGAAGAAGACAGTGAATATGAAGACAGTGAAGAAGAAAGTTTAGCCACAGAAAGTGATGGGGATGAAGAAGTTGAAGAAGACTCAGATGATGAAGGATTATCTTGGGACGAGCTTGAGGAAAGAGCTAAAAAAG ACGACAAAAAACGATTTGCATATCAAAGTGACGATGGTGATGATAGTGAAGGATACAATAAAAGAAagaggaaaaaaaattaa
- a CDS encoding UTP--glucose-1-phosphate uridylyltransferase, putative: MGKFDELIKKIDNSDAKKYIEYLIKADQTDLINHDGLNKENIFDIIKQIKEFEKEYPGGLIKYVEKAKNLFKQLQNEADQYANYIIEHPNNIVKIKFHLKDLLFQDNASNKLLGIYSSQKCELSNYEKNLKEFELPHFNNNGHVIDIKNKSKYLDKNVTLPINLSLLENNNISDTICENKWILNNTFDFNRDNFKKGKKHYKELKEICPPKCKTKYENNEIERDNIELNISSIENFLYYEKIGLEYIDKVCFILLAGGLGERLNYNDIKLKLLTSVISEKSYIEYYCNYLKSFQDFIKKNKNKEMDIPFIIMLSDDTYESTINFLEDNNYFSLKKKQIYLLKQRNVLCFKNNKSHLDYIYKNNTFYLSKKPHGHGDIHTLIKKHIQLDDFIQKGYNYLYFFQDTNALAIKVLFACLGVSIEKQLHINFLAISRKPGEEIGTICKLTNCGKTIDVVNIEYNIFESILKNISKKDVVDEDGCSLYSGNTNSLIFEIRKYNEILKKTNGIVPEYVNPKYSDDTKQHFVSPVRIECMMQDFVYLYFSQNSSQTEGKEEKHEKNKNDQKNKNECDNSNKVGVTELNRFLCFSAVKNNRINAKKKIQNNIHPECIYSAEADLYYSNCAFIELACIYNKKNNNLEKIGIQFLNGTPYIMPPKVLIEPQFAFTLTQLISKIKGNITIKNNSTLWIKSDAIITNLYLDGALIIENTNKEPNNSPIILEENLYIKNQGFQIVEHLEKSKNISENSDIRDYKLVKRAVLVISS, translated from the coding sequence ATGGGAAAATTTgatgaattaataaaaaaaatcgatAATTCCGATgccaaaaaatatattgaatatttaattaaagcAGATCAAACTGATCTTATAAACCATGACGGcttaaataaagaaaatatttttgatatcattaaacaaattaaagaaTTTGAAAAAGAATATCCTGGTggattaattaaatatgtagaaaaagcaaaaaatCTTTTTAAACAATTACAAAATGAAGCTGATCAATAtgcaaattatataatagagcatccaaataatatagtaaaaataaaattccaTTTGAAAGACTTATTATTTCAAGATAATGCaagtaataaattattaggTATATATTCTTCCCAAAAGTGTGAATTAAgtaattatgaaaaaaatttaaaggAATTTGAATTGCCTCATTTTAACAATAATGGACATGTTATTGatataaagaataaatCTAAATATTTGGATAAAAATGTGACTTTACCAATAAATCTATCattattagaaaataataatatttctgaTACAATCTGCGAAAATAAATggatattaaataatacatttgATTTCAATAGggataattttaaaaaaggaaaaaagcATTATAAAGAGCTTAAAGAAATATGCCCCCCAAAATGCAAGacaaaatatgaaaataatgaaatagaGAGGGATAATATAGAATTGAATATTTCATCTATTgaaaattttctttattatgaaaaaataggattagaatatattgataaagtttgttttattttattagcaGGAGGACTAGGAGAAAggttaaattataatgatataaaattaaaattattaactAGTGTAATATCCGAAAAAAGCTATATTGAATATTattgtaattatttaaaaagttttcaagattttattaaaaaaaataaaaataaagaaatggATATACCctttataattatgttaTCTGACGATACTTATGAAAGtacaataaattttttagaaGATAACAATTActtttctttaaaaaaaaaacaaatatatttattaaaacaaagaaatgttttatgctttaaaaataataaatccCATTtagattatatatataaaaataatactttttatttgtcCAAAAAGCCGCATGGACATGGGGATATACATacattaattaaaaaacatatacaATTAGATGATTTTATTCAAAAGGGATAtaactatttatatttttttcaggACACAAATGCTTTAGCAATAAAGGTTTTGTTTGCTTGTTTAGGTGTATCTATAGAAAAGCAAttgcatataaattttttagcTATATCCCGAAAGCCTGGTGAAGAAATAGGAACAATATGTAAATTAACAAATTGTGGAAAAACTATAGATGTTGTAAATATAgaatacaatatttttgaatcaATACTAAAAAACATATCAAAAAAAGATGTTGTTGATGAAGATGGATGTTCATTATACTCAGGTAATACTAATTCCTTAATATTTGAAATacgaaaatataatgaaatattaaaaaaaacaaatggaATAGTACCAGAATATGTCAATCCAAAATATTCTGATGATACTAAACAACATTTTGTAAGTCCAGTACGAATCGAATGTATGATGCAggattttgtatatttgtatttttctCAAAATTCTAGCCAAACAGAAGGAAAAGAAGAGAAGCATGAAAAGAACAAAAATgaccaaaaaaataaaaatgaatgtgataatagtaataaagTGGGTGTAACTGAGTTAAACCGATTTTTGTGTTTTTCAGcagtaaaaaataacagaattaatgcaaaaaaaaaaattcaaaataatatacatccagaatgtatatatagtgCAGAAGctgatttatattatagCAATTGTGCTTTTATAGAATTagcatgtatatataataaaaaaaataacaatttagaaaaaataggAATTCAATTTTTGAATGGAACCCCATATATTATGCCACCCAAAGTATTAATTGAACCACAGTTTGCTTTTACATTAACTCAGCTAATAAGCAAAATAAAAGGGAACATAACTATAAAGAATAATTCTACTTTATGGATAAAATCCGATGCAATTAttacaaatttatatttagaTGGTGCGTTAATTATTGAAAACACTAATAAAGAACCAAATAATAGTCCTATTATATTAGAagaaaatttgtatataaaaaatcaagGATTCCAAATAGTAGAGCACCTtgaaaaatcaaaaaatatttctgaAAATTCAGATATAAGGGATTATAAACTAGTGAAAAGGGCTGTTCTTGTGATAAGCAGTTGA
- a CDS encoding F-actin-capping protein subunit beta, producing MEDIKNNEDKIDAVLSICNILPARLFEETIKILSKIDKNLTNNILINKEGPIKIQFDNKEKKYFLGNMFNKEKDSYRSPYTNLYYPENFPNSYIPSEPLRGLEILYNEVFARYRKAYYINGLSSVYLWPNPIEDGFVACFMIKKKENYSNNTYMDWEGTHLIQVNITHSIIHYQISTTLNISIVQKNETILSASVNKVLENPKKISDINLIKDKFFHIENMGKIIEGIENSLRKSIEYIYLSKINENLNSLRYNDLLYNNKNYHKIKNLETISDDIKFSKGNIQNELKSKLKKKYMNGGTEYMLNT from the coding sequence ATGGAagacataaaaaataatgaagataAAATCGATGCAGTATTAAGCATATGCAATATTTTACCTGCCCGACTCTTTGAagaaacaataaaaatattatcaaaaatagacaaaaatttaacaaataatatattaataaataaggAAGGGCCAATTAAAATTCaatttgataataaagaaaaaaaatattttttaggtaatatgtttaataaGGAAAAAGATTCATATAGATCTCcatatacaaatttatattaccCAGAAAATTTTCCAAATAGTTATATACCATCTGAACCTTTAAGGGGtttagaaatattatataatgaagTATTTGCTAGGTATCGAAAAgcttattatataaatggtTTATCATCTGTTTATTTGTGGCCTAATCCGATAGAAGATGGATTTGTTGCTTgttttatgataaaaaaaaaagaaaattatagtaataatacatatatggaTTGGGAAGGTACACATTTAATACAAGTAAATATAACTCACTCAATTATACATTATCAAATATCTACAactttaaatatttctatagttcaaaaaaatgaaactaTATTATCTGCTTCTGTTAATAAAGTTTTAGAAAAtcccaaaaaaatatcagatataaatttaataaaagataaattttttcatatagaaaatatgggaaaaataattgaGGGTATTGAAAACTCTCTCAGAAAAAGCAtcgaatatatatacctatctaaaattaatgaaaatttaaattccCTTAGATATaatgatttattatataataacaaaaattatcataaaataaagaacTTAGAAACTATTTCAGATgacataaaattttcaaaaggtaatatacaaaatgaGTTAAAGtctaaattaaaaaaaaaatatatgaatggTGGAACAGAATATATGCTTAATACTTAG